GGCCTGAGGCACGGTCGGCCCGTCGCCCATGAGCGTGGTGCGCCGCATGTCGCGCGGCTCGTGGGCGGGAAAGGGCCGGGCGCGATGCATGGTCCGGCGGTTGTCCCACATCACGAGATCGCCCACCCGCCACTTGTGGGCATAGACGAACTGCCGCTGGGTGGCGTGCTCGACGAGATCGCGCAGGAAGGCGCGCGCCTCCGGCACCGGCCAGCCGAGGATGCCGCCAGCGTGGGAGGCGAGATAGAGCGACTTGCGCCCCGTGGCGGGGTGCGTGCGCACCAGGCGCTGGCGCACCGGCTTGAAGCGCTCGCGCTCCTCGTCGGTGAAGTCGGTGAAGCCGAGCTGCTGGCGCGAGAAGATCTGCGAGTGCTCGCAGATCAGATCCTCGATCTCGGCCCTGGTCTCGGCGTCGAGGGCGTCGTAGGCCGCGCGCATGTCGGCGAACTCGGTGTTGCCGCCCTTGGACGGAATGCTGCGGGCGTGGAGGAGCGAGTACTTCGCGGGGATCACCTTGAACGAGCTGTCGGAATGCCAGAGGCGGTTGCCGATGGCGAAGAGCCGCCGACGGTCGTCCCGGGCGTACACGTTGTTGTCCTTGTCGAGGTTGGACACGTCGGCGAAGCTCGTGGGCAGGCGGTACTCGTCGGGGGCGCGGAGGCTCGTGCCGATGGCGTGCTCGATGTCCCCGAGGCTGCGGGTGAAGGCGAGCTGCTGATCGTCGTCGATGTCCTGATCGTGGAAGACGAGGACCGCGTGCTCGTTCATGCCGGCATGGATCGCGTCCACCTCTTCCTCGGACAGCCGCTTGGTCATGTCCACGCCGTCGACCTCGGCGGCGAAGCACGGCCCGATCTGTCGGGTAGTGACGGGCATGGTGACGGCCTCCCTATGGCCTGCGCGTACGGTTCCGACCCCGGCGGAGCACGGTCGATTCCCCGCGCCTATCCTAGCGCAAGAGTGGGAAGGACACTTGCCGCATTTCAGGAAAGGGCGGATGATCCACCCCGGCCCACACTGACGTGGGACCGGCCATGACCTCTCCAGCCCCGGACGCGCCCCCGATCTCTCCGGCCCGTAAGTGGGCCATCACCGTCACCGTCATGGTGGTGGCCTTCATGCAGATCCTCGACACCAGCGTCACCAACGTCGTCCTCCCCCACCTGCAGGGCTCGCTGTCCGCGGGGCTGGACGAGGTGTCGTGGGTGATCACCTCCTATCTCGCCGCCAATGCCGTGGTCATTCCGGCCACCGGGTGGCTCGTCGGCCTCTTCGGGCGGAGGCGCTTCTTCCTCATCTGCACCACGCTGTTCGTGGTCAGCTCGTTCGTCTCCGGGGCCGCCCCCGACCTGACCACGCTCATCGTGGCCCGCATCTTCCAGGGCCTGGGAGGCGGTCCGATCATTCCCCTCTCCCAGGCCATCCTCTGGGAGGTCTTTCCCTTCCAGCAGCGCGGCCTCGCCATGGCCGTCTGGGGCGTCGGCTTCATCCTCGGGCCCATCCTGGGACCGACGGTGGGCGGCTATCTCGCCGACGAGTGGTCGTGGCGCTGGATCTTCTATATCAACCTGCCCGTGGGGATCGTCGGCTTCGTGCTGGCCAGCGCCTGCCTGTTCGACCCGCCGTATCTGCGCAAGGTCGCGCGGATCGACTGGTGGGGCCTGGGACTGATGGTGGCGGGCTTCGGGTGTCTTCAGCTCGTGCTCGACCGAGGCGAGCGGGAGGACTGGTTCGACTCGTCGACCATCGTCGCCCTGACCATCGTCGCCGTCTGCTCGCTCGCCGGCTTCCTGATTCGCGAGCTGATGGCCGACGATCCCATCCTGGACCTCACGGTGTTCCTCGACCGCAACTTCGCCACGGCCGCCTTCCTCATCTCGATCGTGGGCTTCGGGATGTTCTCGGGCATGCTCCTCGTCGCCGTCTTCACGCAAAAGCTCCTCGGCTACGACGCGTGGACCTCGGGGCTGGTGTTGGCGCCGGGCGGCCTCGGCAACATCTTCTCCCTGTTCGCCTCGGGGCTGGTGACCCGCATCGACCAGCGCTTGATGCTGGCCTTCGGCTGTCTGCTCAACGCCGTCAGCCTGTACATGATGACCTCCCTCACCCTGGGGATGGACTACTGGGCCCTGGCCATGCCGCGCTTCATCCAGGGGTTCGCCGTCGGCTTCATCTTCGTGCCGCTCTCTACGCTCGCCCTGGCCACCATCCAGCGCCACAAGCTCGTCAACGCCACCGCCGTCTACGGCATGCTGCGCAACCTCGGGGGCAGCATGGGAATCGCGGTGGCCACCACGCTCCTCGCGCAGCGGAGCCAGGTTCACCAGTCCACGCTGGTGAGCCACGTCAACGTGTGGGACCCGGAGACGGTGGAGCGCTTGCGGAGGTGGGGGAGCCATTTCGCGGCCCGGGGCAGCGACGCCTTCACCGCGGAGCGCCAGGCCGTGGCCATGCTCTATCGCGAAACGGTGGAGCAGGCCCAGCTGCTCGCCTACACAGATGACTTCTGGCTCCTGGCCGTGATGTTTGCCGCCGTCCCCATCATCCTTCCCTTCATGCGCCGCATCCGGCTGGAGCGGCCGTCGTCGACGGGCGCGGCGGACGCCGAGCGGCCGCCCGTGAGGGCGGTGGAGGAAGGAAGCGTGTGACGTGGCCTAGGGGTCTGTCCAAGTAATTCCATGCCCTCGCGAGCAGGGATGTTCCGCTTCGAGCGCCGGCTTCGCCGGCGCAATCTGTCCGGGGGGAGGTTCCGGAAGGGGGGCGGAGCCCCCCTCCGAGTTACCTAGGGCCGAGCCGTGAGGAAGCGGGCGGGGCGGTAGGGAGCGAGTCGCGGGTCGACGGCGCCCTCGAGAAGCTCGGCGGCGACGATCCGCCCCCAGAGCGGGCCCAAGGTGACCCCGCTGTGCGAGACGACGACGTAGAAGCCCTCGAGGCCGGGGACACCGCCAAGCATCGGTCTCTCGTCGCGGGGCATGGGCCGCACGCCGACGCGCGTGGCCTCGACCCGGCCGCCGGCGAGGGCGGGCAGGTGCTCGGCCACCGCGGCCAGCGAGCGCTCGGCCGGCCAGGGATCGGCGGACTCGGCCCACACGTGGTCGTGAGCGGCCTCGGCGAGCACGATGCGCCCTGCTCCGTCGGGCCTGAAGTGGACGCCGGGCGCGTGGATGGGCCGAAGGAGCGTCGTGGCCACGGGCGACGTGTAGATGAGCCGGCCCGGGACGCGATCGAGGGGGATGGCCACTCCCGCGAGGTGGGCGATCTCATCCGTGGCTTGGCCCGCGCAATCGACCACCACGTCGGCCTCGAAGCGGCCGCCCTTCTCGGTGCTCACGCCTCGCACGCGGTGGCCGGCGCGGATCACCCCCGTCACGCGCTGGCCGGACAGGACGCGGGCGCCGTGACGAGAGGCCTGAGCCAGAAGCGCCCCGATGAAAGGCACCGCCTCCACGTAGCCCTCGCCGGGCGTCCACACGACCTCGTCGACGTGGGCCGCGATGTGGAGATCCGGCTCCAGCTCCCGGGCCTCTTGCGCCGGGATGCGCTCGACGGAATAGCCCCACCCCGCGAGCCGCTCCACCGCCTGATCGAGCCGCTCCCGCCCCGCCGGGGACTCTTCCCAGGCCAGGGCGCCGTCCTGGTGTAGCCACGATCCCCCCAGCTCCTTGATGAGGGCGGTATGCTCCTCCATGCTCGCGACATTGAGGTCGTGGTAGTCGCGGGGCGTCTTGCCGAAGGAGTTGGTCCAGGCAAAGCTCGCTCTCGACGTGCCGCGGCCCGGCGCGCTCGCCTCCAGCACGGTCACCCTGGCCCCGCGCTCGGCGAGGCGATAGGCGACATTGGCGCCCACACACCCGGCGCCCACCACGATGATCTCGGTTCCCTTCATGCGCGATCCATCCTCGGCGCGGCCGGTTCGGGCAAGGATCTGTCCTTCCGGTGCCGCAAAAGACCCTTAGCATACCAAACGGTCACCGTGACTCAGATCCTGATGCGAGTCGATTTCACGAACGGCCCCCTCCGGGGTCTTCGCGTGGTGAGAGGCTCATCTCAGCACCCACGGGAGGGACCATGGGAGAGAAGCAGACCCTATTGAAGGAAGCGCAGGAGGCCTACACGGAGCTGCAGCGAAGCATGGCCGGGCTCGACGAGGCTCGGGCAAGCGACCGGTGGCTTGGCACGTGGGGAGTGCGGGAGATCCTCATCCACGCTTCAGGCTGGCTCCAGGAGATGAGGCCGGCCCTCGACCGCCTCGGGCGGGGCGAGGCGCCCTACCCCGACGGCGTCTCCTACGACGACGCCGACGGGTGGAACGCGAGATTCGTCGAGGCCCGCCAAGGGGTGAAGCTCCCCGACGTCCTTGCCGAGCTCGAGACATCCCACCGGGACTTCATGGCGGCGGCCCAGGCTCTCCCCGAGGAGCACTTCGCGCCAGATACCGCGGGCCGGAGCTTGTTCGAGGGCTGCACCTCGCAACACTACCGGGAGCACGCGAGTCAGATCGGCGAGTGGCGACGGGACGCCCGATGACGCCGTGACGCACGCCGCCTACTGCCTCTTCGAGACGCCGCTGGGCTCGTGCGGGATCGCCTGGAGGGACCGTGGACAGTCCGCCCGGCCCCCCGCGGTGACATTCCTCCAATTGCCGGAAGCGACGGCGAACATGACTGAATCGAGAATCGCGCGGATCTCCGGCGCGCCCCGGTCGAGCGTACCCCCGCCGCCAATTGCCGAGGTCATCGAGAGGGTACGCGAGCACCTCCAGGGCCACGCCCAGGATCTTCGCGACATCGCCGTCGACCTGAACGGAGCGGATCCGTTCGCCCGACAGGTGTACGAGGCCGCTCGAGAGATCCCGTCGGGACAGACGAGGACCTACGGCGAGCTTGCCAGGGCCCTGGGCCAACCGACCGAAGCCCAGGCGGTTGGGCAGGCTCTGGGAAGAAATCCCATCGCCCTCATCATCCCGTGCCATCGCATCGTGGCCGCGGGCGGCAAGCCGGGGGGATTCTCCGCTCGCGGGGGACGAGCGACCAAGGCGAGGCTGCTGGCCATCGAGGGCGCGACGGCTCCGCCGGTCCAGCTCGAGCTGAGAGCCACCCGCGGTGTAAAGGGGTCGGGGAGGCGGCTACTCCGCCCGGGGCGTGTTGGATTGCAGGACCTGACCCCGAAGTAACTCCCGGTACACGGCGGTCGTGCTCGTCATCATCGAGTCGACCGTATAGCGCTCGTGGACGAGGGCCTGGCCGGCGCGGGCGAGCGCGCTCGCGCGCACGGGATCCTGAAGCAGCATGAGGATGGACTCGGCCAGCGCGACGGCGTCGCCCGGGGGCACCAGGCACCCCGTCTCGCCATCGCGCACGATCTCGGGAATGCCGCCGATCGCAGAGGCGACCACGGGCGTGCCGACGGCCAGCGCCTGCGGGATCACCTGCGAGGTGGCCTCCGACCTCGTGGACGGGAGCACGAGGACGTCGAGGGCGGCCATGACCTCAGGAATGTCCCGCCGGAAGCCCGTCATCACCACGGCGCCCTCGAGGCCCATGTCCCGCACCCGGCGGTCCACGTCAGCGAAGCCGACGCCGTCGCCGACGATCAGAAAGCGCGCCTCGTGGAGGGCGCCGAGCACGACACGGGCGGCGCCCAGGAAGACCTCGTGACCCTTGGAGCCGCGGACGTTGGCCACGAGCCCGATCAACGGAACGGTGGACCCGAGCCCCAGCTCTTCTCGCACCGCCTGGCCGGACACGTGGGCATGGAAGCGGGAGGTGTCGACTCCGGCGGGCACGGAGGTCACCTTCGCCGCGGGGACTCCCGCGCCCTCCACGATGGCCTTGATGGTGTCACCCGTGGTGATGACGCGGTCGGCCAGCCGATAGACGAGGGCGCGGCGGCGGAGGATGGGGATGCTGACGTGGCGACCGCGCACCACCGGCCGACCCGATGAGCGAGCGGCCAGCGTGGCGAGCCAGCTATCCACCGAGCTGTGCGTGTGGACGATGTCGACGCCGGCGCGGCGGATCAGCCGTCGAAGGGCGAGGAAGCCCGCGGGATCGACGGGACCGCGCATCCTCACCGCCACCACCGGCAGCTCGCTGGCGCGGGCCTCGGCAAGGAGCCGGCTCTCCGGCTGGCAGGCGATGAGCGCGTTCCATCCGTGGGCGAGGAGCCAGCGCGTCTCGGTGAGGATCCGGATTTCCTGTCCCCCGAGGCCGAGCGACGCTTCGGTGTGCAGGACGAGGGTGGGCCTGAGGGCGGAGCGCCCGGCCTTCGCCGCTCCGAGCGTCGCCCGCTTGGATGCCATGGCGCGATCCTGCCAGAGCGGCCGGATAGGGTCAAACCGTGCCTCGGAAAACGGGACAGAAGAGGTGCAACGATACGTGGCCGGCTAGCTGATCGTTCTGATCGGGCTTCGGCGAGCATACCAGCAGGGCCGGTAGCCGGCGTGGGGAAAGAGCGACTGGACGCAGATCTCCGCCTGGGGCTGGTCCCAGAAGACCTCGACCCGGCCGTCCTTGCGAAGGGTCGCGTAGTAGAACGTCACGGTGCCAAGAACTTCCTCGGCTTCTGCTCGGCGCATCCGGAACCGCACCCGGAGATCTTCGATCACGTACACGGCGGCCAGGGCCACCACCGCGATGACGAGGAGACGCAAGACGACGATGACGAGCTGATCCGCGCGCGTCCTCAGAGCTGGTCTCCCGGCCGCGGAGCCTCACGCATGACCGGTGGGGGAGTGTCGGGGGAGGAGCGGCGGTCGCTCCCCCTGACTCAATTAAGAAACTTCGCCCGCTGCCCGCGCCGCTTCCTTCTCGGCCATCTTGCGCTTGAGCTCTTCCGGGGTGAGCCGGACGATGTCCTCGTTCTGGTGGGCATAGACCTTGTGCGCCGACGTGTCGAGCCGCTCGAGCCCCGCGCGCCCGGAGAGCACATCGTCCTTCCAGCGCTGATGCGCGGCCTCCCGCCCGTGGAACTCGGGCATGACCTCGCGGGCGAAGAGCTCGAGGCTGGCGCAGATGTCCTCGTGAGGCGTGCGTCCGGTCTGGTTGAGCAGGATCACCTGGTCCACGTGCGCGGCCTCGAACTCGCGCAGCCGCCGCCTGATCGTGTCGGGCGAGCCGATCAAGCCCGCCCGCAGCGTTTCCTGGGCCTTGGGCGTGTGCCGCCACTCCTGGTAGAGCTGCCACATGTTGCCGCGCCCGGGCTCGGCCATGCCGTGCTTGCCGTAGTGCGAGAGGCAGAACACGAAGAAGGTCCAGCCCGCCGCCTTGGCCTGCGCCTCCTCGTCGGTGGGCGCACACATGAAGGCGCTGACCATGGCGATATTGGCATTGGTCGGATAGTCGGCGAGCTTGGCCGGGTGGTCGATCAGGTTGGCGTAGTACTCGCTCACCCAGGCGCGCGCGGCTTCCGGCGTCACGAACTGGAAGCCGAGCGCTCCCATCCCCCATTGCCCGGCGCTGCCGATGGTCGTGATATTGGAGCAGGCGACCCACAGAGGGGGGTGCGGCTTCTGGAAGGGCTTGGGAATGACGTTTCGCGCCGGGAAGTCGAAGAACTGACCGTGGAACTCGATGGCCTCCTGCGTGAAGCACGGGATGAGCACACGCACCGCTTCCTCCCACACCTCCCGCTTGTCGCGCACGCGCCGCCCGAACGGATGGAGCTCCACGGGCCCCTGCCCCTCGCCGAGACCCAGCTCCACGCGGCCGCCGCTCAGGAGATCGAGGGTAGCCACGCGCTCCGCCACGCGAATCGGATGATTGGTGGGAAGCTGGATGATCCCGTGACCGAGCCGGATCCGGCTCGTGCGCTGGCTCGCCGCGCCGAGGAAGACTTCCGGCGCGGAGGAGTGCGAGTACTCCTCGAGGAAGTGGTGCTCCACCTCCCACGCGTAGTCATAGCCGAGCCCGTCGGCCAGCTCGATCTGGGTCAGCGAGTCCTGCAGGAGCCGATGCTCGCTGTCGGGCCCCCAGGGCCGCGGGAGCTGATGCTCGTAGAAGATCCCGAACTTCATGTCGGCCAATCTAGCAGGCTGCTGAAAAATGCCCATCTGCTTCGTTGGCGCCCCGCCCTTCGAGTTGAGCGGCGGCCCCAGGCCGTCGCGAGACGAGAGCTGAGTCGATCCGCACGCTCAACGTACAGAGAGTACGCCTCGCGTGCGACCTTCGGCCGCCGCCTCGCATCTGGACCTTTTTGAGCAGCCTGCGAGTTTGCCATCAACCTGCTAGACGATCACGCCGGCCACGCCTTCGTGAAGCGCCGGCTTCAGAGGGCCGAACTGGCCCTCGGTAGGCTCCGCTCAGCAAAACCACGCCTCGGTGAGTTTCGGGGGACGCCGCCGGTCGGGCGCCAGCGAGGGAACAGCGTCCAGCGGTCGCCCGGCCACCGAATGCGCCAGCGCCTTCCCCTTGTAGAATGTCGCGCTGGCGTCCTCGCTCACCGAGGCTTCCACGAGGCGACTCATCTGCCGCTGGAGATCGTCCATGCGCGGGTCCGGGTGACTCCAGCGATAACTGAAGGACGCGCGGTCGAGCGGCCCGAGATAGGGCCTGATCGCCTCTCGGCTCAGCAGGGCCGAGCCGGGCGGCACGAGAAGCCGAAGGGTGAGCTGGACCGGGTCGACATGGTCGATCAGCCCTTCCCTTTCGATGAAGGCGAGCATGTCCAGATAGTCTTCGAGCGTCGTCCACGGCGTGAACGCCACCCAGGTCGGCCGGAAGGCGATGCCCGCCTCCCTGACGATTCGAAGCGCGCGCGGAACGTCCGCGCACGCGTGACCCTTCTCGAGGTTGGCGAGCACGGTGTCGCTGAGCGACTCCACGGCCGAGATCATGAACACACAGCCGAGCTGCCGGAGGGCGGGGAGAAGCTCCGGTCGCTTCAGGATGTGCTCGACCTTGGCGGTGAAGTCGAAGGTGAGAGACGGCCATGCCGCGTGCATGGCGCGGACCACCGCCATCGAGTGGCCGGGCCCGTTAAGGAAGTCCGGGTCGCCGAAGGTGATGTGGGTGGCGCCGTCACCCACGAGCCCGCCGATATCGGCGAGGACAATATCCTGCGAGACCACGAAGAAGCGTCCGTCATAGACGGGCGGGATTGGACAGTGCAGGCAATGGTGCAGGCATCCGCGGCTGGCCTCGACATAGCCGACGAGGCGCCGCGACCCATCCTCCTCGAGGTGGGCATAGCTCCTGAGCGCGGGAAGCGCGGCCCGGCTCGGCGGAACAAAGGCCAGGCGCTTCAACACAGGGCTCGCGGGATGGTCCTTCAGGTGAA
The genomic region above belongs to Candidatus Methylomirabilota bacterium and contains:
- a CDS encoding glycosyltransferase, which gives rise to MASKRATLGAAKAGRSALRPTLVLHTEASLGLGGQEIRILTETRWLLAHGWNALIACQPESRLLAEARASELPVVAVRMRGPVDPAGFLALRRLIRRAGVDIVHTHSSVDSWLATLAARSSGRPVVRGRHVSIPILRRRALVYRLADRVITTGDTIKAIVEGAGVPAAKVTSVPAGVDTSRFHAHVSGQAVREELGLGSTVPLIGLVANVRGSKGHEVFLGAARVVLGALHEARFLIVGDGVGFADVDRRVRDMGLEGAVVMTGFRRDIPEVMAALDVLVLPSTRSEATSQVIPQALAVGTPVVASAIGGIPEIVRDGETGCLVPPGDAVALAESILMLLQDPVRASALARAGQALVHERYTVDSMMTSTTAVYRELLRGQVLQSNTPRAE
- a CDS encoding CUAEP/CCAEP-tail radical SAM protein; this translates as MRNEGAVLLLSCYELGHQPLALASPLAFLERAGFAPAALDLSVEPFDPGQAARARFVGISVPMHTALRLGMRVAEEVRRVNPGCHICFYGLYASLNAHYLLTHGGNSVLGGEFESALVALVEALETGRSGAVEGVHLKDHPASPVLKRLAFVPPSRAALPALRSYAHLEEDGSRRLVGYVEASRGCLHHCLHCPIPPVYDGRFFVVSQDIVLADIGGLVGDGATHITFGDPDFLNGPGHSMAVVRAMHAAWPSLTFDFTAKVEHILKRPELLPALRQLGCVFMISAVESLSDTVLANLEKGHACADVPRALRIVREAGIAFRPTWVAFTPWTTLEDYLDMLAFIEREGLIDHVDPVQLTLRLLVPPGSALLSREAIRPYLGPLDRASFSYRWSHPDPRMDDLQRQMSRLVEASVSEDASATFYKGKALAHSVAGRPLDAVPSLAPDRRRPPKLTEAWFC
- a CDS encoding DHA2 family efflux MFS transporter permease subunit, whose protein sequence is MTSPAPDAPPISPARKWAITVTVMVVAFMQILDTSVTNVVLPHLQGSLSAGLDEVSWVITSYLAANAVVIPATGWLVGLFGRRRFFLICTTLFVVSSFVSGAAPDLTTLIVARIFQGLGGGPIIPLSQAILWEVFPFQQRGLAMAVWGVGFILGPILGPTVGGYLADEWSWRWIFYINLPVGIVGFVLASACLFDPPYLRKVARIDWWGLGLMVAGFGCLQLVLDRGEREDWFDSSTIVALTIVAVCSLAGFLIRELMADDPILDLTVFLDRNFATAAFLISIVGFGMFSGMLLVAVFTQKLLGYDAWTSGLVLAPGGLGNIFSLFASGLVTRIDQRLMLAFGCLLNAVSLYMMTSLTLGMDYWALAMPRFIQGFAVGFIFVPLSTLALATIQRHKLVNATAVYGMLRNLGGSMGIAVATTLLAQRSQVHQSTLVSHVNVWDPETVERLRRWGSHFAARGSDAFTAERQAVAMLYRETVEQAQLLAYTDDFWLLAVMFAAVPIILPFMRRIRLERPSSTGAADAERPPVRAVEEGSV
- a CDS encoding MGMT family protein, which codes for MTESRIARISGAPRSSVPPPPIAEVIERVREHLQGHAQDLRDIAVDLNGADPFARQVYEAAREIPSGQTRTYGELARALGQPTEAQAVGQALGRNPIALIIPCHRIVAAGGKPGGFSARGGRATKARLLAIEGATAPPVQLELRATRGVKGSGRRLLRPGRVGLQDLTPK
- a CDS encoding TauD/TfdA family dioxygenase, which produces MPVTTRQIGPCFAAEVDGVDMTKRLSEEEVDAIHAGMNEHAVLVFHDQDIDDDQQLAFTRSLGDIEHAIGTSLRAPDEYRLPTSFADVSNLDKDNNVYARDDRRRLFAIGNRLWHSDSSFKVIPAKYSLLHARSIPSKGGNTEFADMRAAYDALDAETRAEIEDLICEHSQIFSRQQLGFTDFTDEERERFKPVRQRLVRTHPATGRKSLYLASHAGGILGWPVPEARAFLRDLVEHATQRQFVYAHKWRVGDLVMWDNRRTMHRARPFPAHEPRDMRRTTLMGDGPTVPQA
- a CDS encoding FAD-dependent oxidoreductase; this encodes MKGTEIIVVGAGCVGANVAYRLAERGARVTVLEASAPGRGTSRASFAWTNSFGKTPRDYHDLNVASMEEHTALIKELGGSWLHQDGALAWEESPAGRERLDQAVERLAGWGYSVERIPAQEARELEPDLHIAAHVDEVVWTPGEGYVEAVPFIGALLAQASRHGARVLSGQRVTGVIRAGHRVRGVSTEKGGRFEADVVVDCAGQATDEIAHLAGVAIPLDRVPGRLIYTSPVATTLLRPIHAPGVHFRPDGAGRIVLAEAAHDHVWAESADPWPAERSLAAVAEHLPALAGGRVEATRVGVRPMPRDERPMLGGVPGLEGFYVVVSHSGVTLGPLWGRIVAAELLEGAVDPRLAPYRPARFLTARP
- a CDS encoding LLM class flavin-dependent oxidoreductase, translated to MKFGIFYEHQLPRPWGPDSEHRLLQDSLTQIELADGLGYDYAWEVEHHFLEEYSHSSAPEVFLGAASQRTSRIRLGHGIIQLPTNHPIRVAERVATLDLLSGGRVELGLGEGQGPVELHPFGRRVRDKREVWEEAVRVLIPCFTQEAIEFHGQFFDFPARNVIPKPFQKPHPPLWVACSNITTIGSAGQWGMGALGFQFVTPEAARAWVSEYYANLIDHPAKLADYPTNANIAMVSAFMCAPTDEEAQAKAAGWTFFVFCLSHYGKHGMAEPGRGNMWQLYQEWRHTPKAQETLRAGLIGSPDTIRRRLREFEAAHVDQVILLNQTGRTPHEDICASLELFAREVMPEFHGREAAHQRWKDDVLSGRAGLERLDTSAHKVYAHQNEDIVRLTPEELKRKMAEKEAARAAGEVS
- a CDS encoding ClbS/DfsB family four-helix bundle protein, giving the protein MGEKQTLLKEAQEAYTELQRSMAGLDEARASDRWLGTWGVREILIHASGWLQEMRPALDRLGRGEAPYPDGVSYDDADGWNARFVEARQGVKLPDVLAELETSHRDFMAAAQALPEEHFAPDTAGRSLFEGCTSQHYREHASQIGEWRRDAR